From one Candidatus Methanoplasma termitum genomic stretch:
- a CDS encoding class I SAM-dependent methyltransferase encodes MTRKCILVPKRDGERVRAELISKGILDAGRKIGSDDRLLFIPILTDKYEGYEVTEADLEHQEHIPTDYRELLDIQEEFKQELPTSFDVIGDVAIIKLPDEVMRFKHQIGEAMMSVNRSLRTVMMDSGVKGDFRIRELERIAGEGGSETIHKEFGVRMITDPSKVYFNPRLATERSRIASLVKEGEIIIDMFAGVSPFGLVISKTSRPGVVYSIDLNPDAEGFVRRNMELNHIENIVPITGNAREMIKVLPEADRVIMNLPQIADEFLTDALSGTKINGMIHLHKVIERSELDHFEEKMMKDAVSLGYEISIDNITELKTYSPTMSVYVFDIRKVK; translated from the coding sequence ATGACGCGTAAATGCATACTTGTTCCGAAGAGAGACGGGGAACGCGTCAGGGCCGAGCTGATATCAAAAGGCATACTCGATGCGGGAAGGAAGATCGGTTCCGATGACAGACTCCTTTTTATACCTATTTTGACAGACAAGTATGAGGGCTATGAAGTAACAGAGGCCGATCTGGAACATCAAGAACACATTCCCACGGACTACAGGGAATTGTTGGATATCCAGGAAGAATTCAAGCAAGAACTGCCGACATCTTTCGATGTGATCGGCGATGTCGCGATAATAAAATTACCGGACGAGGTGATGCGGTTCAAACATCAGATCGGCGAGGCGATGATGTCCGTCAACAGGTCGTTGCGGACCGTAATGATGGATTCCGGGGTCAAAGGAGACTTCAGGATAAGGGAGCTCGAGCGGATAGCCGGGGAAGGAGGCTCCGAAACGATACATAAAGAATTCGGAGTAAGGATGATAACAGACCCTTCGAAAGTATACTTCAACCCAAGGCTGGCGACCGAAAGGTCGAGAATAGCGTCCCTGGTGAAGGAGGGGGAGATAATAATCGATATGTTCGCAGGGGTCTCTCCCTTCGGCCTTGTTATAAGCAAGACATCAAGACCCGGAGTAGTTTATTCTATCGATCTCAATCCCGACGCAGAAGGTTTTGTGCGAAGGAACATGGAACTCAACCACATCGAGAACATCGTACCCATCACGGGGAACGCGAGGGAAATGATCAAGGTCCTTCCCGAAGCAGATAGGGTCATAATGAATCTGCCTCAGATTGCAGACGAATTCCTGACCGATGCGTTATCCGGAACGAAGATAAACGGCATGATACATCTTCATAAGGTCATTGAAAGGTCCGAGCTCGATCACTTCGAAGAAAAAATGATGAAAGACGCCGTTTCTTTGGGGTATGAAATATCGATAGACAATATCACAGAATTGAAAACATATTCGCCCACAATGAGCGTTTATGTCTTCGATATAAGAAAAGTGAAGTGA
- the dcd gene encoding dCTP deaminase yields the protein MAILSDKDILEGMRTGYIGITNYHERGLTPNGYDLRISEISIRGDPELKKEGVVKIPPRTMFYVSTIERVRMPKDVCAQLWMRTTWIRKGCIGAFGKIDAGFEGTLTLGAYNATDDFVEIPIGERFCQMIFETLTTASDKDYAQRSGNYQGQTGVTLEPKKK from the coding sequence ATGGCTATACTTTCAGACAAAGACATCTTGGAAGGAATGAGAACCGGCTACATAGGAATAACAAATTATCATGAGAGGGGACTGACCCCGAACGGTTACGACCTCAGGATCTCCGAGATATCGATCAGAGGCGATCCGGAACTCAAAAAAGAAGGTGTTGTCAAAATACCTCCGAGAACCATGTTCTACGTCTCAACGATAGAAAGAGTACGCATGCCGAAAGATGTCTGTGCCCAGCTGTGGATGAGGACAACCTGGATCAGAAAGGGGTGCATCGGCGCATTCGGGAAAATAGATGCGGGATTCGAAGGCACGCTCACGCTCGGAGCATACAACGCAACCGACGATTTCGTTGAGATACCGATCGGCGAAAGATTCTGCCAGATGATTTTCGAGACCCTTACGACCGCATCGGACAAGGACTATGCACAGAGAAGCGGCAACTATCAGGGACAGACGGGAGTTACGTTGGAACCCAAGAAGAAGTGA